One Granulicella sp. 5B5 DNA window includes the following coding sequences:
- a CDS encoding TetR/AcrR family transcriptional regulator encodes MASGATDRKQQVVAELRRGEILAAAAKVFASKGFESTRMDDIAQAAQLAKGTLYRYFESKDEVYTATVEQALAKLAAVTDEHVRQAADFPARLAAFVAVRIAFWHEHQQLYRIILSINRLEQHRRRSHKWQLETVLYLKDMFEEAARNGEIPQQNFLAAAWTTMDAVRGVNERRAFSQEVSAEEQARFLTAFLLGGLVAGAGG; translated from the coding sequence ATGGCGAGTGGCGCGACCGACCGCAAGCAGCAGGTGGTGGCCGAACTGCGCCGAGGGGAGATCCTGGCGGCGGCGGCGAAGGTGTTTGCCAGCAAAGGGTTCGAGTCGACGCGGATGGACGACATTGCCCAGGCCGCGCAGCTGGCCAAGGGGACGCTGTACCGGTACTTCGAGTCAAAGGACGAGGTGTACACCGCGACGGTGGAGCAGGCGCTGGCGAAGCTGGCGGCAGTGACCGACGAGCATGTGCGGCAGGCTGCGGACTTCCCTGCCCGGCTGGCGGCGTTTGTCGCGGTGCGGATCGCGTTCTGGCATGAACACCAGCAGCTGTACAGAATCATCCTGAGCATCAACCGGCTGGAGCAGCACCGGCGGCGCAGCCACAAATGGCAGCTGGAGACGGTGCTGTATCTGAAAGACATGTTTGAAGAGGCCGCGAGGAACGGGGAGATTCCGCAGCAGAATTTTCTGGCGGCTGCGTGGACGACGATGGATGCCGTGCGTGGTGTGAATGAACGCAGGGCGTTTTCGCAGGAGGTCTCTGCGGAAGAGCAAGCGAGGTTTTTGACGGCGTTTTTGCTGGGTGGGCTCGTGGCGGGTGCGGGTGGCTAG